The genome window CAGGATTGCCCGCGCAATTCCAGCAGTAGCCGAAGCCCTACAATAGTCATTTCACTTTTTACCCATTCATCAGGCAATTCGGTAAATTGTTGTGCCGTTTCGATGCCGTTTGCCTGCAACATCTGGGCATATTTTCGGCCTATGCCCCATACTTCTCCAATCTCGTAATCTTGTAGTGCAGCAAGCCGGGTTGCTTCATCTGCAATGATAAATACGCCTTCATGGGCGGGGTTCTTTTTGGCAATTCTATTCGCCACCTTGGCAAGGGCTTTGGTTGGCCCGATTCCGACGCATGTAGGAATCTTAGTCCATTGTCTAACCGTCTTACGAATATTTCGGGCGAATGTTTCCAGTTCTGAACTTGGGAAAATTGATAAGTCCAAAAACGCTTCATCTATCGAGTACACTTCCACGACCGGGCATAATTCGCTGAGCGTATTCATAACCCGTGCGGAAATGTCGCCATATAGGGTGTAATTGGAGGAAAAAACCTCGATAGCATGTTGCCGGATCAGGTCTTGAATCAAATGGACAGGCGTTCCCATTTTGATGCCCAAATCCTTCGCCTCCTGGCTGCGGGAAATTATGCACCCATCGTTGTTGCTTAATACAACAAGGGGGGCTGTGGATAGGGCAGGGGCAAAGATGCGCTCACATGAGCAATAGAAATTGTTGCAATCGAGTAGCCCAAACCATGCCATTAATCGCGCCTGAAATTGCGGCTAAATCCCTTAACTACCCCGAATACGCGCAAGTCGTCGTGTTCCTGTATTTCGATAGGATCAAATAGGGGATTACGAGAAATTAGGCATAATATGCCTTTCCGGCGCTGGATCATTTTTGCTTTATAGCTGCCGTTCAAACAGCAAATGACAATGTCGTTTTCCCGGTAATCGAGGCTGGTATCTACGATCAATAAATCATCCTCGGTGATTCCTGCATCAATCATGGAATCTCCGACCGCTTCCACCAGGAAACAGGCGTGTTTCTTGATGTTGTGATATTCGTTTAGATCGAGCGTTGTTTCAATGTAATCATCCGCAGGACTTGCAAAGCCGGTGGTGCTATTGCCGCATTCTACATTAGTCGCAAATTTGGGCAGTAAAACAGGCTCAAACTCGGTAATACCGTGCAAAATTATTTCCTGAAAAAATACGTCATGGTGCTGCATATGTCGTCACGATCAAAGAAAACTATATGCAAACTCTGTGATAATTTTCTGAAATAGCAACCGTTTCTCGAAAAATATATTTTACTTATATTATAAAAGAACTTGGTCAATGATTGGGTATTCAATCTAAATTGAACTCTACCAAGTGTTTTTTATAGTTCTGGTTTTACACCGTATTTTACAACTAATATTAGTTGTAAAAGGACTTCTTTTTACAGTTGCAGAAATGCAATTTGATTTTCAATCATTATGCCCACGGGATGATGGTTTTTTCGATGTGAGGAACGAACAGAGATAAAAACCATTCTCCCGTACCGCTTTTTCCAAAAGTTTGCTTTTGCCGGGGAGTGCCTGTCCTTCAACCCGTGGGCTTGGCGTGAAGTGGCAGGTGGCGCAGCATCCTGCCGCGAACGCTTGAAGGACTGGCACGAAGGGGGGCTTTACTCAAATTCGTTTCAAGAGGCTATGGACTGACTGAAGATGCCATTGTTGGCCATTGTTCCGATAGGTCGGAACCTGGCGGCGGTTCAATTCATCCCGAATGGCGCGAACCGTGGTGCATCCTTCGTCCCTCAATGCTTCGATCAATGGTTTCATGTGAACAGCAAATTCGGCAGCGGCCTGGGCATTCTTCTTGCTCTCGATCTCCTTTCCATGTCGGCCTAATTGCACTCCACGGCGCTTAGCCGCTTGCAATGCATCCTTAGTACGGATGCTGATTTGCTCCCGCTCATGCTCCGCGAATGCAGCCAGAAGATGCACCATCAATTTATTGGCGTAGGGATTATCTACCGCTTTAAAGTCCACTTTGCTTTCCATTAGGTTTGCAATGAACGCAACATTGCGGCCTAAACGGTCGAGCTTCGCTATAATGAGCATGGCTTTCTGTTTGCGGCATTGAGCAAGTGCGGCCAGCAGCTGCGGGCGGTGATTTTTCTTGCCGCTCTCGATCTCGGTATAATGAGCCGTGACCTGGTAGCCTTCCCGGTCTGCGAACATGCGCACGGCTTCTTGCTGGGCTTCCAGCCCCAGGCCGCTTTTCCCCTGGCGGTCAGTTGATACACGGTAATAGGCGATGGCTTTTTTCATGGCCCGAATATAGCTATTCTAGCCGAATTTGTTCAACTACATACGGTCGTTTGTATAGGAACAGTTTCAACAAACTGTTCATAATTTTAAACCAAAGCTGCAAATTATATGGTTAAAAGCTTCTTGCTTATACCCTCGATCTTCTTACTTTTGAAATTTACCGTGGAAATACGCGCATGTACAAACAGTTATATAAGGAGTTGTTAGCGAACAAATCACGCTGGCAAAATGAGGAAGAAGTACGACTTGGATGGATAAACGCCCTCTCAAATGCTCTTGGAATTTCATTCGATGCGGAAAGGGGTAAAAAAGATTCCAGTTACAACAATGTAATTATAGAATTTAAGGATAGGGGACTCTTTAATGGCAGCGTAGATAGTCCTAAATTCAAAGAAGCACGAGATCAACGCCTTAAAAAATATATAATCCGAACTGCTCTTCAAGAAAACATTCCTGAAAGCGATTATATCGGAATCGGGATTGACGCTGAGCACATATTTTTTGCCCAAGTAGTTGACGGTGAAATAAAAAACGGTCCGCTTCTACCATTGTCCGAAACTTCGGTCACAATGGTGGCCACAGCTTGTATTGATGCTTATAGGCGAGCCGTCACATCTGCAAATTTGATTGAAGATTTTGGCCTTGGGTCCCTCATTGGCACTAATGCTATGACGGCCTTGGTGGATCACATTTCGAATAAAATTCGAAATAGTGAGCACTCAAAAGAGAAGATGCTCTTTGAAGAATGGCAGACCCTCTACGGCCAGATTGCGGATATAGCCTCGGAGCAAGATGGACGAATTGAAGCATTATTAGGTTTTGCTGCCACGACCAGTAAGAAATTGAAAATTCCTGTTTCGCTTTTTGTAATCCATACTTATAACTCGTTTTTGATTAAAGTTTTGGCGGCTGAGATTGTCTCAACCCACGGGCTAACTTCATATCCCTATTTCAGCCAGTATGCATTGGCGCAGAGTGATGACAATCTACTCGAAACCATTAAAAACGATATAGAGGACGGTAATCTTTTTAGCAGGGCCAATATCAAAGGATTCGTTGAAGAGGCTATTTTCTCTTGGTATTTAGATTCATGTCAAGACCCTGAGTTCAAGGCGATTTTCGTCTCCTGCATAAAAGAGATTCTTACAAAAATTGCCCTATATCGCACCGACAATTTAGATATTGCAAGATCGAAAGACGTATTAAAGCAGCTTTACCAGCATCTTGTACCCGAAGCTCTACGGAAGAGCTTGGGAGAGTTTTACACTCCTGATTGGCTGGTAGATATTGCAGTTGATCAAATTGAGATTAAAAATTGGATTGGCGCACGGGTTCTTGATCCAACGTGCGGTTCTGGGTCTTTTTTATTAGAGATAATCCGACGCAAAAATGAGGCCGCAAAATCACAGGGTTTGAGCGATACAGAAATTCTTCAAGACATAACTAAAAATGTCTGGGGGTTTGATTTGAATCCTTTGGCTGTACAGACAGCAAGGGTCAATTTTCTGATAGCCATTTCTGATCTGCTCAAAGCTTTGCCAGGCACTGAAATTGAATTGCCTGTTCTTTTAGCCGATGCGATTTATTCCCCAGCCCGCAATCCGTCAGAAAAAGAAGATGTTGTAAAATACAGAATCGGCTCTCAGGTGGCCGACTTAGAAATTGTAATACCTAATGAACTTGCCTTCGATCGAATTAGACTCGATCAGGTATTTTCTTTCATGGAATCGAATGTTGAAAAGGACAACGGTTTTGTTGAAGTTGAACGAGATTTGGTGCTTAGCAAGGCTGTAAGTCCTGAAGAGTTAGCGCTATGGAAGGGCTATCTAGCTGAGACTTATAATAGAGTACTAGCTCTACATCGTAAGAACTGGAATGGCATTTGGTTCAGAATAGTACGAAATTTCTTTTGGTCTGCAACAGCAGGACAATTTGATTTTATAGTAGGGAATCCTCCTTGGGTGCGTTGGTCAAAGTTGCCGGAATTGTATCGAGAGAGGGCCAAGCCTACATGCATGCAATACGATATATTTTCATCAACTCCCCATCATGGGGGGAATGAATTAGATATATCAGCAATGATTACATACACCGTAGCTGATAAGTGGCTAAAAGCTGATGGTGATTTGGTTTTCGTCATCACTCAGACACTTTTTCAAACGCCTTCTTCTGAGGGGTTTAGAAAATTCAATCTGAATTCAGAATATACCTTGATGCCAATCAAGGTAGATGACTTAAAAGATTTAAAGCCCTTCAAGGGAGTAGCCAATAAGACTTCCATAGCTGTATTCAAAAAAACAGAAAGAAAACCTGTTTCTTACCCTGTGCCATACAATATTTGGAGTAATGGCCTTTCTTTTACAAAATCTATTCCCGAACATCTTTCAAAAGCGGAAGTTCTCTCACGAATAACTACAACTATTAATGAAGCAAATCCTGCTGGGGGTGATGGTTCTCCGTGGGCAATTTTATCTCCTGGTAGATTTGAAAAGCTGGCTGCATTACAAGGCAAATGCACTTGGGTTCAAGGACGCAAGGGAATAACCGCCGACCTTAATGGGATTTATTTTGTAGAAGTTTTAGAAAAAAATGAAGTCAATAAACGTGTAAAAATTTCAACTCGTCCTGAAGCTGGCAAAATTGACATAGGGCCTAGACAGACTTTTTGGATCGAGCCAGATTTATTATACCCCTTACTCAAAGGATCATCAGATTTTGGCGCTTGCCGTATTACTCGCGATCATAATCTTTATGTGATTGTACCCAACGAGGGAATTTCTCAAAAACAATATCAGGATGCTACAATCAGCATTCGCTATACATATCCGCAAACAGAAAAGTATTTCAAAGCTTACTCTACCCAGTTAGCCAACCGCTCAACATTTAAAGGGCGCATGAAAAATGCTCCTTACTTTGCGATCTACAACGTAGGTGAATACACTTTTGCTCCTTGGAAGGTAATTTGGGCTGAACAAGGTAAATTTAGGGCTGCTGTGATTGGATCGAGCAATGTTCCATTGATAGGAAACAGAGTCTATGTTCCAGATCATAAAATATTCTTTGCTGATTTCTATGAACCTGAACCTGCATATTACTTATGCGGGCTTTTAAATGCCCCGTCAGTTAAAGAATACATTGAGAGCCACAACATATCTATTCAGATCGGGGATATTTTTAAGCATATGTCTTTGCCTGATTTTGACACAACAAATAAAGACCACTTAAAACTAAGCCAGGCCGCATTAACTGCACATCTTTGCAAAGAATCTGAGTACGACGCGGCAATATCGACAGTTAGGATTTTGGCTGAGAAAATTTTAGGAACTATGATTTAAATTGCATGATAGCTCTGAATGTAATCGTGATGCTATCGCCTGATATATTTGTAAGTAGTCACAAAGGTAGTATCTCCCAAACCATCATTTTTTTCCTCTCGTGTGAAAAAATTCTCTCCCATTTTGAACGATGAGAACGTGAAAGCTTTGTTTAGTTCTTTCCCATACATCCTCACTTCCCCATTCTCTCCTGGCTCTGCTAGTGCATAGATAACTAAATCATTATCAATGTAGCCGAAATAACCATTTAACTCTGTTCCTGTATTGGTGAGTTTTACGCGGTTATCATTAAAAAATTCGAGCTTCATTTTTTCATATTCTTTGGGATTGGTGATGTTGGCATCTAATTGTGATTCAACCAGCCCTTTAATTTTCGCCCAACCCTCTGGCCCGCTTTTCTTTTCAAGGTAGGAAAGAATATTTTTTCTTAACTGGATAGTCTGCGTTTCCAAGTAGGGAATATCTAAAACCCAAGGCCCTCTGACCAAGATCGTTTTATATTTTTCTTCATTGGGCTTCTTTTAGTAAATGGACAAAGAATGGCGCTAAGCACTTTACGATCTCAATGGGCGTAAGCCATTCTCCTCAAATTGATCGACTTTCTGAAAAGTGTAACGGCCTAACCGGTTAATATGTGCAAACCTGGCCGGAGACAGATGCCCAAAATCATTTTCATCCACTGTGTGCCCATCCTCCTGATGCTTTTTGAGGACTTCCTGAGTATACGCCGTGTTCCAAACCACAACCAAATTAGTCAGAACGTTCAAACAGCCGGCAGTCTCTTGCTGGGCATCCTCCTGTTTCCTCCGGAGATGGCCGTCGCCACCAAACCAAAGCCACGCACGAAGCGCGTGCAGCTGCTCCCCCTTGTTAAGCTGGGCATGGATGCGGCGGCGCAACGGTTTGCTTTGCAAATATCGCAGAATGAAGGTTGTTTTAACCAGTTTCCCGTACTCTTGCAAGAGTGCCGTCAAATGGTGTTGCCGCGGGTACCCCTGTAATTTGCTGATTAGCAGTGAGGATGTTACCCACCCGCTTTTTAGTGTGGCCGCAACTCGTAGCAGGTCATCCCATCTGGCACGGACGTATTCTGGTCGGAAGTTTGAAGTGAATTTAAGCGAGGGATACCGTAAGTCCATTCCCTTAATCCGGCAAAGCCGTTGGTTTGCCAGGTCGCGCAGCCTGGGAGAAAAGAGCAGCCCTAACAAATCGAACAAGGCGAAAACAATATCTGTATATCCGCCGGTGTCTGTTGTGTGCTCTACAATTTCAAGATCTGTCTCGTTACCCAGTATTTCATCCAGCACATAAGTCGCATCCCGGATTGTCGACGGTACAGATCTACTACCATACTGGGCATACTGGTCTGAGGTATGGGTAATGAGCGTATACCCCCTGCCGTAACCGTAATAACGCGGAATGGATTGTGCATTACGGATTTTGCCGCTTACCGGAAAGCGCTGCCCGTCAGAAGAAGACAACACCCCGCTGCCCCAATAGGAGGACAACCAAAGTTCATGTTGATAGTTAACCAGCCGGACCGTAGCCCGTTTGAGAGTCTCTTCCCTGATGTAATTGGTCGACACCCACCAAAGTGACTGATAGTCAAGACCTGTACTCTGGGCCATTTCGGCCAGGGGAATATTACATGCTCCCGCAAGAAGTGCTGCATACAACAATGCCTGGTGGTCTTTACTCTTGGATTCATTCTCCAAACCTGTCAGTTCACTGGAAAATCCTGTCCAATTGTCTACTTCGACCAGCAAATCAGTTAGCTCAACCCGCGGCAACAACCTGTCGACAGCTGCCCGAAGCGCTTTTAACGAATCAGGTACGTCATCCGCCTTTAACGGAGTTACTACCAGCTCACCCTCATCATCCAGACGAATATCACCGCCATCGGCCAGTATTCTTTCCATCAGCGGCAAGTGTGATTCCAGTTCCGAAATTTGCTCATCCAACCGGTAGGGTGTTGCATCCCTGTAGCCTAAATAGGTAAGCAATTCGGTACGATGCGCTTTCCAGTTGGCTTCCGGGATCAAATAAGTATCCGGACTCGCATATTTCCGGGAGTGATTCACATAGACATCTCCCGACCGGAGCCGGTCCCGCAGCCGGGCCAGAACACTTAACTCATAAGCGGGTCTGTCAATTTGCCCCTTTACAGGCTCAACGAAGGATTTCCAGGATGGCAGCATGAATTTCATAGGTATTTCATCAGGACTCTTTCGCTTTCTGCTCGTTTGCCAGTCGGCTACCAATTGAAGCGCCTGTTCAAAATCATCCCCTGCAAAGACATGCTCGAAGGTCAGGATATCCAAAAAACTGGCAGAAAAGGATTTAATGGATCGGTAGCGGTTAACAAGAAAGTGGTGAAAAGTCCTTGGCCCTTGTTTGGTCAGCCTTTGCATGATACTGATGGCTTCTACTAACTCGCTTCTGGATACGCTGGCATATATACTAGCTCTCAATTCGGCAGCCGGAATGTTGATCTCATCCACAATAGGTTCGGCAGCCTTTCCCAAAGTAACAAGTGCGCCATCCCTGGACTTGACTTGTTTCAGTTGGTACTCGGTCAGCTCCCGCGCTGATTGGCCACAGATATCCTCCCAGTACTCATCAAAAAGCCTCAGGGTATAATCCGTGATTGTAATGTATGCTTCCAGGCAAAAAGCAACCAGCATGGGGTAACGTTTTGTGCCGGACATTCGCATCACTGCCTGATTGGTCTTACTCCTGGCCAGGACTGCAAGCCGCTTTCGACGGTTGGGATGCAGACTGCTGGTATCCCATTGTTCGATACCGAGCTTGGCAAGATATTGCCGTTTATGCAGCATGAGTTTGATTTGGTTCGCCGTTGGACTAACCGGAGGTTTTGAAAGCCAGTTGTGTGGGGTTATCTTCAAGACTGTGTCAACGGTCAGAAGCTTGTCTAATTCCTCTTTGAAGGAATCGGTCAACAGTGTCGAAAGCCGGCGATAGGTTTCCTGATGCGCTAAATCAGCTAGGGAAACCACCAGCCGCTCCAGTTCGATAATGGCTGGCCTTAAAATTCCTTCTTTCCTTAGCCAGTCACATGCCAGAGATAATAGCACATGTTCGTTATCATGCTCTAAGGCTCGCTCCAAAAGCCAACGCTCCAGGGGTACCGTATCGATTAGGGGTTGCCACCTTCTTCGTTTTAGATACGAAAGGATCATGTATGAATGTTCCGAGATCGTTTTTTCCCGACTTCCATAATTGTTAAGGCATCGCGGATCGTCAATGGCCAGTTGTCCCGCAACATAATTGATCAGATTGTCCGGTACCTTCCGGTACCATTCCTGGGGCAAATGGTTCATCAACCTTATAACCGTCAACTGGAGGGCAAACCCTAGCCTGTTGTGATCACGCCGCATACCGGCTACCAGCAGATGATCTGTTGGGGATAGAAAACAATACCGGATTAAATCCTCCTGCGGTAGATCAGATGGAATGCTTTGATAACGTTCGCGTTCTTGATCAGAAAGAAATTCAGCGGGCATAGTTTTGATCCGGCGGAGTGGTGGCAAAAAAACGTTCGTTTACAGGTACAGCTCCTTACTTCTGGAAAAGAGGCGGAACCTGGTGAAAAAGTTGTATCCAAAACTTATCTACTTTATGAATGTACCGTATATTGCGAATTAATGAGTATCAGATACAAACTACAAAAATCAATGCGGGTAGGATACGCACGGGTCAGCACCCAGGAGCAAACATTAGATTCGCAGACCGATGCTTTACGTCAGGCAGGTTGCGAACGGATTTATGAAGACAGAATATCCGGAACGAAGTCCCGTAAACCGGAATTTGAATTGATGATGGGTTTCTTACGTAAGGGGGATACCATCGTAATCTGGAAGCTGGACCGGCTGGGGAGGTCGACACGTGGGCTTATTGAACTCGTTGAAGAACTTGGCAACAAAGGCATCCATCTGGTGTCTCTCAATGATCCTATCGATACTACTTCACCCGGAGGCTTGCTAGTGTTCCAAATATTCTGTGCGCTTGCTGAACATGAGCGCAATGTCATTGTGCAGCGTACCCGTGCCGGACTCGAGTCGGCTCGTGCCAGAGGGAGAAAAGGTGGTCGACCAAAGGGATTAGCTGTAAAATATCAGAAGATGGCTCCTTCGGTAAGGGATCTTTATGAACTAGGCCAGCAGTCTACAACCCAAATCATGAATTCCTTTCAGATTGGAAGTCGCAGGACATTGTACAAGATACTTCGTCACGCCGGGGTTAGCATCAGGCCGGTTGAGCGCTCAATACGTAAGGATGATTGAAATTCCCGGGCGGCGTTCCGCTTAGCGCTATTCTTTGGTCAGATACTAAAAGAATCCCAAGATCAACGGCCAGAAAACGGGCACCCCATTATCCTCGGGCTGACGATTGCTAGTCCTTTCGATAAATCAGGAGAATAATTAGCGTTCTGGTTCCTGGGTTTTGGCTGGTTCCTGGACGGATTCGGCAGCTTTGGGCTGCTGGCTGCGCTCTCTTGCTTCCTGAATGCGCTGCGCTCCGTTTTGCTGGTTTGGAAAAACAGCTTCGTTTAGCTTCGGTTCGGCTGTCCGGGCCTGCTCCGCACGGCGCGGGGGAGTCTGCGGGCCGTAATTGTCGGTTTTGAGTTCGACATTGTTGTTTTTTAATGTCTGTGCGCTGTCTCTCAATGCCGCCTGGTCTTTGGCTGACGCATTTTGCATGATTTCTTCGATGCGCTTGGATGCCATATCGGGAAAGGGTTAGTTTCCCAAAAATAGCTAAAATCCTACAAATCGCAGTCGATAGGCGGATACCCGTATTTCAGGCAATATTCATTGATATTCAGGATACATTGCCGGGAGGATTCCGGGATTTCAGAGATGCGGCCTAAGGCCAATTGATTTAACAGCCATGCCGCTTCTTTTCTAGCCACCCATATTACTTCTGGTTCGCTCATATCATGGATGGGCGTATCATCATCGCGCACGGAAAAGGGAAATGGGACAATTTGGGCGGATGGTTTTTCCATGCGCCAATTATAGCAGGATAGAACCGGGCTATTTGCGAAATTTTGATGACGGTTTTCCCGCTGAATGTTGCGCCCGCAATAGATCATTCAAATCATGGTGGGGCTGAAGAACTCACCCTGGGGCAAAAATGACGATCCAAATTCTGTTTGGAATCTTGCTGTCCCCTTCTCTCCCGCCTTGTCATTGTCGAGATAGGTTTTTACGGCTTGATAGTCCTGGCTACGAATATAAGCCACCGTTCGGGGAAAAGAGGATAGGGAATGCATGATGATGGCATCCTCCGGCAGGGTATCCGTTCCGGTCAGAACCAAATAGGAAAGAAAATCGGTCATTCCCTCAAAAACATGCACGGTCTTGGCTTCTGCCTGGCTGCCAGGAATGACGGTAATGTCACGGGCATTTAGGGCTGATTTGAAATTGTATTTGCTCGACGCTACGCGGATTTCATAGCCTCCGGCCTGATTTTGCATCCCGAAAGCAAAATATTCCTTCCCTGTGGCAGTATTCCGATAATGTACTTCTCGCAAATATTTGCGGGCCAAGTCAGACGGTATATGCCGTTCCTTGGCCAGATAGGAGAGAATCAGCGGCTTTGTGATCGGCCTGGCATCAATCAATTCAAGCTGGCGATCTTCCAAAAAATTTTCGACCGCTTCGCGGTCGGGTTGCTGTTGAAAAGAAAAAGAGGGCTGGGGCGCGGGATTGCTAAATAACCCCGGCTGAAAGTGATCGGACAAATAGGCTAATGCATCTTTGATGCTGGTCAAATTTTCGTAGCGCATGACAAAATCAATAACCGTTCCGCCTTGGTCGCCAAAATCATTCCATATCCACTTTCCACCAATAAACGATGTGTGAAAGGACGGTTCGGCCTCCTTACGGAAAGGGGAACAATACCAGAGTTCATTTCCCTGCTTCCTCACTCGCACGGGGGAATGCCCTAGCTTGGTCAGCAGATCGGGTAAGGAAAGTTTTTTGGCCTGATCCGAGTTCATCAATAACTAAAAGCTTAGTTGCCGCCCTATTTTCTTTTCACCAGCAAAAAGAGATTTTTCAGGCGCGGGGGTTTTCCACAAAGTCGGCCCCTCTGATTAATAGTAAGTTTTTTTATTAATAGTAAGACTAATAGGTTGTCCTACCAAGTTACGGTAGCTTTCCTACCAAGTTACGGTGGATAAACAACCTTTCTCCCTACCAAGTTACGGTGGATAAATTGTTGCAAGTACTTGTTATACAGTGCTTATACACAACGCTCCTACCAAGTTACGGTAGAAATAAGTTGGATTTTTTTTGAATCGGTGCGGGGCTGCGTTCAAATGTCCATCCTTGATCGTCATAGGAAAACCGTGCATCCCGATAGGCTAGTTTTACCAGTTCTGCGGTATGACGCATTTTGGCTTTAAAATTGTCCATTCGGCCAATATCCCCTCCAAAGATTTCTTTCATGGTCGCCCAGGTGAGGAAAAGAGGCTTTTTCAGGCCGTGCAGCCGATAGGCAAGAAAGCTGTAAAAGTCGATAGCGCGGGCGTTGCCTGATAGAATCCGTAAATGTTCCAGCGCCAGCGGCAACGGGTGTTTTTGCAATTCCTGCCAGTAATCCAGGCTTAAAACGATGTGCCTTTTCCAAAGCAATAGTTGATCCGGCTTGCTGCGGGGAAATAGATCGAAACCTTTCACGATGGGCATTTGCCCATAAGCCATGCTTCCATCTTCTTCCTTGTAGGATACGCTAATCAGCGAAGAAGATAGACGCGCAATCTGGTTGCGGGCCTGGCTGATCTGATTGCCTCCATCGGTTAGGCCGATTTTTTGAAGAAACTGCGGTAGGGTATCCGCCTCGATGTCAATTTTATTGCTGCCCTGTTGCAAGGCCAAAGCGTTGATTGCTCCCAACAATAGCCGTGATTTGGGGCCAAAGGGTAAGCCTAGAAAATCATTTTTTCCGGTGTTGTGATTAGGAACGGGAAGCTGGCTGATATTAAGCTGAAAATTTCCGCTTCTATGAATATAGCTTTCGGTAGGATCAAGCTTGGTATCACGCCGGGGAAAATAGACGTGTGCCAGTGCTACCGGCATATAAATATGATCCCGTTCTTCCCTGGGTGTATCTATGCTGTCCATCATAAGCCGAATACGGCTTTCGGCGTAGCGGGAAGGCTTTTTGTTATCGGCTTTTTCAGACATCAACTAAAAATAATTGGTTGTGGATTATACAGCAGATTCACAACTAATCCTAGTTGTGAATTTATAGGTTAGTTTGTGCGTTTTTGCTCTCTTGCGATCTTGTCTTTTACAGCGGCAACCACAAAATTATGAATGGAGATTCTGTCCCGCTTAGGCAAACGATCCTGAATATCTCGTATCTGCGCCAG of Salmonirosea aquatica contains these proteins:
- a CDS encoding recombinase family protein, yielding MRVGYARVSTQEQTLDSQTDALRQAGCERIYEDRISGTKSRKPEFELMMGFLRKGDTIVIWKLDRLGRSTRGLIELVEELGNKGIHLVSLNDPIDTTSPGGLLVFQIFCALAEHERNVIVQRTRAGLESARARGRKGGRPKGLAVKYQKMAPSVRDLYELGQQSTTQIMNSFQIGSRRTLYKILRHAGVSIRPVERSIRKDD
- a CDS encoding CHC2 zinc finger domain-containing protein; translation: MNSDQAKKLSLPDLLTKLGHSPVRVRKQGNELWYCSPFRKEAEPSFHTSFIGGKWIWNDFGDQGGTVIDFVMRYENLTSIKDALAYLSDHFQPGLFSNPAPQPSFSFQQQPDREAVENFLEDRQLELIDARPITKPLILSYLAKERHIPSDLARKYLREVHYRNTATGKEYFAFGMQNQAGGYEIRVASSKYNFKSALNARDITVIPGSQAEAKTVHVFEGMTDFLSYLVLTGTDTLPEDAIIMHSLSSFPRTVAYIRSQDYQAVKTYLDNDKAGEKGTARFQTEFGSSFLPQGEFFSPTMI
- a CDS encoding replication protein RepA: MSEKADNKKPSRYAESRIRLMMDSIDTPREERDHIYMPVALAHVYFPRRDTKLDPTESYIHRSGNFQLNISQLPVPNHNTGKNDFLGLPFGPKSRLLLGAINALALQQGSNKIDIEADTLPQFLQKIGLTDGGNQISQARNQIARLSSSLISVSYKEEDGSMAYGQMPIVKGFDLFPRSKPDQLLLWKRHIVLSLDYWQELQKHPLPLALEHLRILSGNARAIDFYSFLAYRLHGLKKPLFLTWATMKEIFGGDIGRMDNFKAKMRHTAELVKLAYRDARFSYDDQGWTFERSPAPIQKKSNLFLP